One stretch of Pomacea canaliculata isolate SZHN2017 linkage group LG1, ASM307304v1, whole genome shotgun sequence DNA includes these proteins:
- the LOC112575124 gene encoding uncharacterized protein LOC112575124 isoform X1: MAHNGLVGEMEQTWQTSFIHSIFFVNYVHGDCPEDCTSKFTQDMATLTTPAQACVLAETYLACLETTCKLDVTPYLPAFQETMTRTGVTCHLTIPGTSSP, encoded by the exons ATGGCACACAATGGACTAGTCGGCGAGATGGAACAAACCTGGCAAACGAGTTTTATCCATTCAA TTTTCTTCGTCAACTACGTCCATGGTGACTGTCCCGAGGACTGCACGAGTAAATTCACGCAGGACATGGCGACCTTAACTACTCCAGCACAGGCGTGTGT ACTCGCAGAGACCTACTTAGCTTGTCTTGAGACAACTTGTAAACTGGATGTGACCCCCTACCTGCCCGCCTTTCAGGAAACAATGACACGCACTGGTGTTACTTGCC ATCTCACAATCCCTGGTACCAGCTCACCGTAA
- the LOC112574865 gene encoding uncharacterized protein LOC112574865: protein MKYLLTLCLFAAFFTNRVNCDCKTSCMDSFYAALTNAKSAAQACPITQSLLYCLQASCNVDLSPYYSQVEQELKKYGFSCDLSIHQGTRSGSRALSGSLLTVSGVMLLTAYRTFNL from the exons ATGAAGTACTTGTTGACACTTTGCCTTTTCGCTG CTTTCTTCACAAACCGTGTTAACTGCGACTGCAAAACTTCTTGCATGGACAGTTTTTATGCTGCCTTGACAAATGCGAAAAGTGCCGCCCAAGCCTGCCC cattACGCAGAGTCTTCTGTACTGTCTGCAAGCCTCCTGCAATGTAGACCTCTCGCCATACTACTCACAGGTAGAGCAAGAACTGAAGAAGTATGGCTTTTCCTGTG ATCTGAGCATCCATCAAGGAACACGATCAGGATCAAGGGCCTTATCCGGCAGTCTGCTCACTGTGTCTGGCGTCATGCTGCTCACTGCTTACAGGACCTTCAACCTCTGA
- the LOC112573186 gene encoding uncharacterized protein LOC112573186, producing MKHALLFCFFSVFIIGLANCECMSDCTATYTSDIVGANVAQLCTVALNYLECLSSCSIEMASFIKQMEDLYGADCDLSGYSGSTSPSVSFFTFLVAPLFAAYRTFGL from the exons ATGAAGCACGCattgcttttctgctttttttctg tctttattaTAGGTTTGGCGAACTGCGAGTGCATGTCGGATTGCACAGCAACATACACCTCGGACATAGTAGGAGCAAACGTCGCCCAGTTATGCAC TGTCGCGCTGAACTACCTGGAGTGTCTGTCGTCCTGTAGCATAGAAATGGCATCTTTCATCAAACAAATGGAGGACCTCTATGGAGCTGACTGTG ATCTGTCAGGCTACTCTGGTTCCACCTCTCCGTCCGTCAGTTTTTTTACCTTCCTCGTAGCTCCACTGTTCGCTGCTTATCGAACCTTCGGACTGTAA
- the LOC112575124 gene encoding uncharacterized protein LOC112575124 isoform X2, which translates to MKYSLVLCIFSVFFVNYVHGDCPEDCTSKFTQDMATLTTPAQACVLAETYLACLETTCKLDVTPYLPAFQETMTRTGVTCHLTIPGTSSP; encoded by the exons ATGAAGTATTCGCTTGTGCTTTGTATCTTCTCCG TTTTCTTCGTCAACTACGTCCATGGTGACTGTCCCGAGGACTGCACGAGTAAATTCACGCAGGACATGGCGACCTTAACTACTCCAGCACAGGCGTGTGT ACTCGCAGAGACCTACTTAGCTTGTCTTGAGACAACTTGTAAACTGGATGTGACCCCCTACCTGCCCGCCTTTCAGGAAACAATGACACGCACTGGTGTTACTTGCC ATCTCACAATCCCTGGTACCAGCTCACCGTAA